A genomic window from Massilia sp. METH4 includes:
- the hemF gene encoding oxygen-dependent coproporphyrinogen oxidase: MTTPNPAAVKAYLIDLQERIVAALEAADGKPFLRDAWERPEGGGGISRLVEEGNVLERGGCNFSHVTGAKLPPSAAAHRPGIGGRAWEAMGVSLVLHPRNPYAPTVHMNVRFFSTTTGDGTPVWWFGGGMDLTPYYANEADVRHFHRSCRDMLAPFGEDLHPRFKKWCDEYFYLKHRQEARGVGGIFFDDFNERDFDTSFAMMKSVGDGFVKAYLPILENRKDTPYGERERDFQAYRRGRYVEFNLVFDRGTLFGLQSGGRTEAILMSMPPVVKWRYDWHPADGTPEAALYTDFLPHRDWLV, translated from the coding sequence AGCCGTTCCTGCGCGACGCCTGGGAGCGCCCGGAAGGCGGCGGCGGCATCTCGCGCCTCGTCGAGGAAGGCAATGTGCTGGAACGGGGCGGCTGCAACTTCTCGCATGTGACCGGCGCGAAGCTGCCGCCTTCGGCCGCGGCGCACCGCCCCGGCATCGGCGGGCGTGCGTGGGAAGCGATGGGCGTCTCGCTGGTGCTCCACCCGCGCAATCCGTATGCGCCGACGGTGCACATGAACGTGCGTTTCTTCTCGACGACGACCGGGGACGGCACGCCGGTGTGGTGGTTCGGCGGCGGAATGGACCTGACGCCCTACTACGCCAACGAGGCCGACGTGCGGCACTTCCACCGCAGCTGCCGCGACATGCTCGCGCCGTTCGGCGAAGACCTGCACCCGCGCTTCAAGAAGTGGTGCGACGAGTATTTCTACCTGAAGCACCGCCAGGAAGCGCGCGGCGTCGGCGGCATCTTCTTCGACGACTTCAACGAGCGCGATTTCGACACCAGCTTCGCGATGATGAAGAGCGTGGGCGACGGTTTCGTGAAAGCCTACCTGCCGATCCTGGAAAACCGCAAGGACACGCCCTATGGCGAACGGGAACGCGACTTCCAGGCTTACCGGCGCGGCCGGTATGTGGAATTCAACCTCGTGTTCGACCGCGGCACGCTGTTCGGCCTGCAGTCGGGCGGGCGCACCGAGGCGATCCTGATGTCGATGCCGCCGGTGGTGAAATGGCGCTACGACTGGCACCCGGCGGACGGCACGCCGGAGGCGGCGCTGTATACCGACTTCCTGCCGCACCGCGACTGGCTGGTGTGA
- the nadD gene encoding nicotinate (nicotinamide) nucleotide adenylyltransferase, whose protein sequence is MTRCVLLLGGSFDPIHNGHVALGATFVRLLGAAELRVIPTVPWQKSTLVATPQQRADMATLAFADEPCRVVIDRQEIDRGRPTYTVETLRALRGELGPETALCFLMGADQLQRLHTWHAWRDLFALAHLCVAARPGFRLDGPDIPVEVAAEFGARLVPAQRLCSRPAGNTCIAPDLAVDISSTQIREALAAGNFQHDSGSPIPARVLDYIEQHNLYKK, encoded by the coding sequence GTGACTCGCTGCGTCTTGCTGCTGGGCGGCAGCTTCGATCCCATCCACAACGGCCACGTGGCGCTCGGCGCCACCTTCGTGCGGCTGCTGGGCGCTGCCGAGCTGCGCGTGATTCCCACCGTGCCGTGGCAAAAGAGCACCCTGGTGGCCACGCCGCAGCAGCGCGCGGACATGGCCACGCTGGCATTCGCGGATGAACCCTGCCGGGTGGTGATCGACCGGCAGGAGATCGACCGGGGCCGGCCGACCTACACGGTCGAGACGCTGCGCGCGCTGCGCGGCGAACTCGGCCCCGAAACGGCCCTGTGCTTCCTGATGGGTGCCGACCAGCTGCAGCGGCTGCACACCTGGCATGCGTGGCGCGACCTGTTCGCGCTGGCCCACCTGTGCGTGGCAGCCCGCCCCGGCTTCCGGCTCGACGGGCCGGACATCCCGGTCGAGGTGGCGGCCGAGTTCGGCGCGCGCCTCGTGCCGGCGCAACGGCTGTGCAGCCGGCCAGCCGGGAACACTTGCATCGCGCCGGACCTGGCGGTGGACATCTCGTCCACGCAGATCCGGGAAGCACTGGCGGCTGGCAACTTCCAGCACGATAGCGGCTCGCCGATTCCCGCGCGGGTGCTAGACTATATTGAACAACATAATCTTTATAAGAAGTAA
- the rsfS gene encoding ribosome silencing factor, with the protein MDIKKLQALVVDALEDVKGQDIVLFDTTGLTSLFDRIAIASGTSNRQTRALAASVRDKVKEAGGDVVGIEGEDTGEWVLVDLGDMIVHIMQQPIRAYYRLEEIWGEKPVKLGAAKRKSSAEGKVAEAAEAAPKKKAGHLAASKAVKEAEPVIEKKAPARKPGTVKAAAAAGAVAKKAAAKKAAPAVEAPEGKKVKVAASKTAVASAKAAKEAKAKEPKAPAKTVIKRIRKPAAEE; encoded by the coding sequence ATGGATATTAAAAAACTGCAAGCCCTCGTCGTCGACGCCCTGGAAGACGTGAAGGGCCAGGACATCGTCCTGTTCGACACCACGGGCCTCACGAGCCTGTTCGACCGTATCGCCATCGCGTCCGGCACGTCGAACCGCCAGACCCGTGCCCTGGCCGCCTCCGTGCGCGACAAGGTGAAGGAAGCCGGCGGCGACGTGGTCGGCATCGAAGGCGAAGACACCGGCGAATGGGTGCTTGTCGACCTGGGTGACATGATCGTGCACATCATGCAGCAGCCGATCCGCGCCTACTACCGCCTGGAAGAAATCTGGGGCGAGAAGCCCGTGAAGCTGGGCGCCGCAAAGCGCAAGTCGTCGGCCGAAGGCAAGGTAGCCGAAGCCGCCGAGGCAGCGCCGAAGAAGAAGGCCGGCCACCTGGCGGCCTCGAAGGCGGTCAAGGAAGCCGAACCGGTGATCGAGAAGAAGGCGCCGGCCCGCAAGCCCGGTACCGTGAAGGCGGCCGCCGCCGCGGGCGCCGTGGCGAAGAAGGCCGCGGCGAAGAAAGCGGCTCCGGCAGTCGAGGCGCCGGAAGGCAAGAAGGTGAAGGTCGCCGCCTCCAAGACGGCCGTGGCATCGGCCAAGGCAGCCAAGGAAGCCAAGGCGAAGGAACCGAAGGCGCCCGCCAAGACCGTGATCAAGCGCATCCGCAAGCCGGCCGCCGAAGAGTAA
- the rlmH gene encoding 23S rRNA (pseudouridine(1915)-N(3))-methyltransferase RlmH produces the protein MQLIIAAVGHKMPAWIETGFTEYVKRMPPELRIVLKEIKPVERSGSKTAATAMALERERIEGALPKSVRIIALDERGKDLTSVGLSQQLELWQQDGRDTAFLIGGADGLDPGLKAKAEGLIRISSMTLPHGIVRVMLAEQLYRAWTITQNHPYHRV, from the coding sequence ATGCAGCTGATCATCGCTGCCGTCGGGCACAAGATGCCCGCCTGGATCGAAACCGGCTTCACCGAATACGTGAAGCGGATGCCGCCCGAGCTGCGCATCGTGCTCAAGGAAATCAAGCCCGTCGAGCGCTCCGGCAGCAAGACCGCGGCCACCGCGATGGCGCTCGAGCGCGAGCGCATCGAGGGAGCGCTGCCGAAGTCGGTGCGCATTATCGCGCTCGACGAACGCGGCAAGGATCTCACGAGCGTGGGCCTGTCGCAGCAGCTCGAGCTGTGGCAGCAGGATGGCCGCGACACGGCCTTCCTGATCGGCGGTGCCGACGGGCTCGATCCCGGCCTGAAGGCGAAGGCGGAGGGGCTGATCCGGATTTCCAGCATGACGCTGCCGCACGGGATCGTGCGCGTGATGCTGGCCGAGCAGCTCTACCGTGCGTGGACAATCACACAAAACCACCCTTATCATCGGGTGTAG
- a CDS encoding Maf family protein: MKPVERKIYLASKSPRRRELLRQIGVDFELLLLRSDGPRGADVTEEVLPDEPAEVYVRRVANEKADFAFDLSRRRHLRPRPVLTADTTVAIDGAILGKPAGKAEAEAMLNKLSGRTHQVLTTVAVRTHEFADSFTQVSQVRFAQLRPADIAAYCATTEPYDKAGGYGIQGLAAMFIEHIEGSHSGIMGLPLFETADLLRRAGLRLP, from the coding sequence ATGAAACCGGTCGAACGAAAAATCTACCTGGCCTCGAAAAGCCCGCGGCGCCGCGAACTGCTGCGCCAGATCGGCGTCGATTTCGAACTGCTGCTGCTGCGCAGCGACGGACCGCGCGGCGCCGACGTAACGGAAGAAGTGCTGCCGGACGAACCGGCCGAGGTCTACGTGCGCCGCGTGGCGAACGAGAAGGCCGACTTCGCGTTCGACCTGTCGCGCCGCCGCCACCTGAGGCCGCGTCCGGTGCTGACGGCCGACACCACGGTGGCGATCGACGGCGCCATTCTCGGCAAGCCGGCCGGCAAGGCCGAGGCCGAAGCGATGCTGAACAAGCTTTCCGGCCGCACCCACCAGGTGCTGACCACGGTGGCGGTGCGAACTCACGAGTTCGCCGACAGCTTCACGCAAGTCTCGCAGGTGCGCTTCGCCCAGCTGCGGCCCGCCGACATCGCCGCCTACTGCGCCACCACGGAGCCCTATGACAAGGCCGGCGGCTACGGCATCCAGGGGCTGGCGGCCATGTTCATCGAGCATATCGAAGGCAGCCATTCGGGCATCATGGGCCTGCCGCTGTTCGAGACGGCTGACCTGCTGCGCCGCGCCGGCCTGAGGCTGCCATGA
- the rng gene encoding ribonuclease G, whose product MNEDILINITPQETRVALVLQGAVQELHIERTLTRGLAGNVYSGKVVRVLPGMQSAFIDIGLERAAFLHVADIWEARPHDGSNAAPTPIEKLLFDGQVLTVQVIKDPIGTKGARLSTQISIAGRMLVYLPQDSHIGISQKIEKESEREALRARMQSLLPKEEKGGYIVRTQAEDASDADLAADIDYLRKTWGAITHGARTRPPTSLLHQDLSLAQRVLRDFVHDETATIQVDSRENFLNLTEFGKTYTPSVLPRLHHYTGERPLFDLYGVEEEIQRALGRRVDLKSGGYLIVDQTEAMTTIDVNTGGFVGGRNFADTIFKTNLEAAHAIARQLRLRNLGGIIILDFIDMENAEHRNAVLAELKKALARDRTKVSVSGFSALGLVEMTRKRTRESLAHILCEPCPACGGKGQVKTSRTICYEILRELLREAKQFNPREFRILASQEVVDLFLEEESQHLAMLGDFIGKKISLQVENSYHQEQYDVILM is encoded by the coding sequence ATGAACGAGGACATCCTCATCAACATCACACCGCAGGAAACGCGCGTGGCCCTGGTGCTGCAGGGCGCCGTGCAGGAACTGCACATCGAGCGCACGCTCACGCGCGGCCTGGCCGGCAACGTCTATTCCGGCAAGGTGGTGCGTGTGCTGCCTGGCATGCAATCGGCCTTCATCGACATCGGCCTGGAGCGCGCCGCCTTCCTGCACGTGGCCGACATCTGGGAAGCGCGCCCGCACGACGGCAGCAATGCGGCGCCCACGCCGATCGAAAAGCTGCTGTTCGACGGCCAGGTGCTGACCGTGCAGGTGATCAAGGACCCGATCGGCACCAAGGGCGCCCGCCTGTCGACGCAGATCTCGATCGCCGGCCGCATGCTGGTCTACCTGCCGCAGGATTCCCACATCGGCATCTCGCAGAAGATCGAGAAGGAAAGCGAGCGGGAGGCGCTGCGCGCGCGCATGCAGAGCCTCTTGCCGAAGGAAGAGAAAGGCGGCTACATCGTGCGCACGCAGGCCGAGGATGCCAGCGACGCCGACCTGGCGGCCGACATCGACTACCTGCGCAAGACCTGGGGCGCGATCACGCACGGCGCGCGCACGCGGCCGCCCACCTCCCTGCTGCACCAGGACCTGTCGCTGGCGCAGCGCGTGCTGCGCGACTTCGTGCACGACGAAACGGCCACCATCCAGGTGGACTCGCGCGAGAACTTCCTGAACCTCACGGAATTCGGCAAGACCTACACGCCCAGCGTGCTGCCCCGGCTGCACCACTACACGGGCGAGCGGCCCCTGTTCGACCTGTATGGCGTGGAAGAGGAAATCCAGCGCGCGCTGGGCCGCCGCGTGGACCTGAAGTCGGGCGGCTACCTGATCGTCGACCAGACCGAGGCGATGACGACGATCGACGTCAACACGGGCGGCTTCGTGGGCGGGCGCAATTTCGCCGACACGATCTTCAAGACGAACCTGGAGGCGGCGCACGCGATCGCGCGCCAGCTGCGCCTGCGCAACCTGGGCGGCATCATCATCCTCGATTTCATCGACATGGAAAACGCCGAGCACCGCAACGCCGTGCTGGCCGAATTGAAAAAGGCACTGGCCAGGGACCGCACCAAGGTATCGGTCTCCGGCTTCTCGGCGCTGGGCCTGGTGGAGATGACGAGAAAGCGCACCCGCGAATCGCTGGCGCACATCCTGTGCGAGCCCTGCCCCGCCTGCGGCGGCAAAGGGCAAGTCAAAACTTCGCGCACGATCTGCTATGAAATCCTGCGCGAACTGCTGCGCGAAGCGAAGCAGTTCAACCCGCGCGAATTCCGCATCCTCGCCTCGCAGGAAGTGGTGGACCTGTTCCTCGAAGAAGAATCGCAGCACCTGGCAATGCTGGGCGACTTCATCGGCAAGAAGATCTCGCTGCAGGTCGAGAATTCGTATCACCAGGAACAGTACGACGTGATCCTGATGTAG